The Pleomorphomonas sp. T1.2MG-36 DNA segment CTGCCGGGACTCGCCTTCAACATTCCGTCGCTGTTTCTGATCCTTGCCTCCTGCGGCGCCCTGCTCGCACTGGCGGAGCTGGCCATGAACGTCGAGGCGGCACGCATCGAGGAAGAGGCCGGTCGGCTGATCATGAGCACATGCCACGGCTGCTGGAGCGTCGGCATCGGCGTGGGCAGTTTCGTCGGCGCCACGCTGGCGACCTTCGGGCTGACGGTTACCGAAGCGCTGGCGCTGTCCGTGGCGGTCGTGCTGCCGACCGCCGTCTGGGTCGGGCTTCAGTTGCCAGCGGAACCGGCCAAGACCGCAACCGCCAGTGACGCACCCAAGCCTTCATTCTTCAACATTCCCCCGAAGGCCCTGCTCCTGGTCTGCATCTTCAGCATCGGGTTCGCGGTCACCGAGGGAGCGATGGGCGACTGGTCGGGCATCTTCCTGCGCGACGAGACGGGAACGCCCACCGCCATGCTCGGCTACGGCTACGCCGTGTTCGCGGCTCTGCTGTCAGCCGGACGGTTCATGGGCGACACTCTGCGCCAACGCCTCGGCATGGTCGCGTTGGGGCGCCTGTTCGTGTCCATCGCCCTCTGTGGCGCCTTGCTTCTGTTCATCGCCAGCAATTTCTGGATGGGCGCCATCGCCTTCGGCATGATCGGCCTTGGCATCTCCACCGCCTTCCCGATGGCGGTCACCGCCGTCACGTCGATACCGGGCACGGCGGCGGGCAATGTCGCCATTCTCTCGGCGATCTACGTGCTCGGCTTCCTGGCCGGCCCGTTGGTGATCGGCGGTCTGGCCGAGTTCCTCGGCATTCGTGTCGGCCTGATGTTCCTCATCCCGGTTCTGTTCATCAGCCTGCTGCTCACCGGTTCGCTCCGCCCGGGCGATCGCAAGACCGCGCCGGGAGAGGCCGAACCGGCAAGCGCCTGAGCCGATCAGGCCGCCCGGTTCAGGATGGCCACGAAGAAGCCGTCGGTACCGGTCAGGGCCGGCGTGAGGCGAAGCATGGATCCCTCACCGTCTTCAAGACGGAGGCGCGTGAGATCCGGCGCGTCCCTGCCGGTCACCGTGGCGAAGGCCGCGGCCGCGTCGCCCAGCGAGAAGTCCGGCGTGCGCGCAAGGAAGGCTGCGATCTGCGCCTCGTTTTCCTCCGGCAGCACAGAGCAGGTGATGTAGACAATGCGTCCACCGGCTCTCACCAGCCGCACCGCGTTGTCGAGCACCGCCGCTTGTTCCTTGAGACGGATATCCAGCGCACCCGGCGCCAGGCGCCACTTGGCGTCCGGCCGCCGCCGCCACGTGCCGGAACCGGTGCAAGGCGCATCGACCAGCACGAGATCGCTCTTGCCGGCGAGATCGCCGAGCACGTCCTGATCGCGACGTGGCTCGCGGATCTGGATATTGCGGCTGCCCGAGCGATCTATGCGGTCGAGGATGTCGCCGAAGCGTCGCTTGTCGCTGTCATAGGCATAGATCTGGCCATGGTTGCCGAGCGCCGCCGATAGCGCCAACGTCTTGCCGCCGGCGCCGGCACAGAGATCGACCACCTGCCGACCACCGCCCGCCGCGGCGATCAGCGCCGCCAGTTGGCTGCCCTCGTCCTGCACTTCGAACCAGCCCCTCTTGTAGGCGAGATCCGAAGAGACGTGGCCGGGCCGGAGATCGCCGTCCACCGCCGGGATCCTGATGCCGACCGGCGACCAGCGGCAGGGCTCCGCCTTGAGATGGGTGAGCCCGGCAAGTACCTGCTCCCGCTCGCTCTTCAGCGTATTGACGCGAAGATCGACGTCGGCGCGTCCGGCGAGCGCCTCGCCCTCTTCCACCACCCGATCGCCAAAAGCGCGGGCCAGGGAAGCGGCCAGCCACTCCGGGTAATCACCCTTCACCCAATCGGGCGCATCGGCCGGAACGGTCCCGCTGGAAAGCGCACTGCGTTCATCCTCGGTAAGGGACGGCGGCGCAAACTTGTCTTCGGCAAAGAGCGTTTCGAGCGACCCGACTCCGCGTCCCCACAGACGAACGGCAGCGGCAAGCGCCAGCGCGCGCGGGCTGTCGGACCCCATGATGGCGGCAAGCGATGCCCTACGGCGCAGCACGTCGAACACCAGATTGCCAATGGCGCTGCGATCCTTTGACCCCGCGAAACGATGGGTGAGCCCCCAATCCTTCAGCGCGTCCTGCACCGGTCGCCGCGTGCGCTCGACATCGCCCAGCACTTCGATCGCCGCTGCGATCCTGCCGCCGTCTCTCATCTCAATA contains these protein-coding regions:
- a CDS encoding MFS transporter translates to MTQVRLIMLLFFLEPLVFGNWLSRIPEVQAGLGLSPAQLALALLGMPISNLLILPFAGRICNAVGARNLLICTFSGMLLILTLPGLAFNIPSLFLILASCGALLALAELAMNVEAARIEEEAGRLIMSTCHGCWSVGIGVGSFVGATLATFGLTVTEALALSVAVVLPTAVWVGLQLPAEPAKTATASDAPKPSFFNIPPKALLLVCIFSIGFAVTEGAMGDWSGIFLRDETGTPTAMLGYGYAVFAALLSAGRFMGDTLRQRLGMVALGRLFVSIALCGALLLFIASNFWMGAIAFGMIGLGISTAFPMAVTAVTSIPGTAAGNVAILSAIYVLGFLAGPLVIGGLAEFLGIRVGLMFLIPVLFISLLLTGSLRPGDRKTAPGEAEPASA
- a CDS encoding RsmB/NOP family class I SAM-dependent RNA methyltransferase, with product MRDGGRIAAAIEVLGDVERTRRPVQDALKDWGLTHRFAGSKDRSAIGNLVFDVLRRRASLAAIMGSDSPRALALAAAVRLWGRGVGSLETLFAEDKFAPPSLTEDERSALSSGTVPADAPDWVKGDYPEWLAASLARAFGDRVVEEGEALAGRADVDLRVNTLKSEREQVLAGLTHLKAEPCRWSPVGIRIPAVDGDLRPGHVSSDLAYKRGWFEVQDEGSQLAALIAAAGGGRQVVDLCAGAGGKTLALSAALGNHGQIYAYDSDKRRFGDILDRIDRSGSRNIQIREPRRDQDVLGDLAGKSDLVLVDAPCTGSGTWRRRPDAKWRLAPGALDIRLKEQAAVLDNAVRLVRAGGRIVYITCSVLPEENEAQIAAFLARTPDFSLGDAAAAFATVTGRDAPDLTRLRLEDGEGSMLRLTPALTGTDGFFVAILNRAA